Proteins encoded within one genomic window of Esox lucius isolate fEsoLuc1 chromosome 12, fEsoLuc1.pri, whole genome shotgun sequence:
- the si:ch211-220i18.4 gene encoding SRSF protein kinase 3 isoform X4: MENTCTAQSSGQLAQKLSSDSGTSFGLDTRSRFDALASDTSMDGEDLREYCEGWILPLLILVFPHKCGFHPVHIGDIFNRRYKVVSKLGWGYFATVWLCLDLRLGRRVAVKVLKSGDGFTQAGEDEVTLLRCANGPTTRHPNRQRIVQLLDEFKVAGVNGVHRCLVLELLGPDLRCWQLCFGNPGLPLSCVKQVISQVLQALDYLHIQCKIIHTDIKPENILLCLKEQDPEQTAGGSACPALSVRGTESASRAEDPAAPSHPTEITVKIADLGSSCWVAFELVTGDSLFEPKAGKTFSVEEDHIAHIIELLGKIPEAVALSGKYSLEYFTRRGDMRHIGGLKPWSLYEVLVEKYHFLLKEASLFSDFLLSMLDFQPQRRSSAAQCLLHPWLSS; this comes from the exons ATGGAGAATACATGCACAGCCCAGTCATCTGGACAGCTAGCTCAGAAACT cagcAGTGATTCTGGGACATCCTTTGGGCTTGATACGCGAAGTCGTTTTGATGCGTTGGCGTCCGACACTTCAATGGACGGAGAGGACCTCAGAGAATACTGCGAGGGTTGGATATTGCCCCTACTCATTCTTGTCTTTCCCCATAAAT GTGGGTTCCACCCCGTCCATATCGGAGACATCTTCAACAGGAGATACAAGGTTGTGTCCAAGTTGGGCTGGGGATACTTTGCCACGGTGTGGCTGTGCTTGGACCTCAG GTTGGGCAGGCGCGTGGCCGTGAAGGTTTTGAAGAGTGGAGATGGATTCACTCAGGCTGGGGAGGACGAAGTGACACTGCTGCGCTGT GCAAATGGTCCCACGACTCGTCACCCAAACAGGCAAAGGATTGTTCAACTCCTGGATGAGTTCAAGGTTGCCGGGGTCAATGGGGTCC ACCGATGCCTTGTATTGGAGCTGCTGGGACCCGATCTGCGCTGTTGGCAACTCTGTTTTGGAAACCCAGGGCTACCGCTTTCTTGTGTAAAACAGGTCATTTCTCAG GTTCTCCAGGCTCTGGACTACCTGCACATTCAGTGTAAAATCATCCACACAGACATCAAGCCAGAGAATATACTTTTGTGTTTGAAGGAGCAGGACCCAGAACAGACAGCAGGGGGCAGTGCATGTCCTGCACTTTCTGTGAGAGGCACAGAGTCCGCGAGTAGAGCAG AGGACCCTGCAGCGCCCAGCCATCCGACGGAGATCACCGTAAAGATCGCTGACCTGGGAAGCTCCTGTTGGGTG GCTTTTGAGCTGGTCACTGGAGATTCATTGTTCGAGCCCAAAGCTGGGAAGACATTTTCCGTGGAGGAAG ATCACATCGCTCATATCATAGAGCTCCTTGGCAAAATCCCAGAGGCAGTAGCCTTGTCTGGGAAATATTCCTTGGAGTACTTCACTCGCAGAG GTGACATGCGTCACATCGGGGGGCTGAAGCCCTGGAGTCTGTATGAGGTGCTGGTGGAGAAATACCATTTCCTGTTGAAGGAggcctctctcttctctgactTCCTGTTGTCCATGTTGGACTTCCAGCCCCAGAGGAGGTCCAGTGCTGCCCAGTGTCTTCTGCATCCCTGGCTTAGCTCCTGA
- the si:ch211-220i18.4 gene encoding SRSF protein kinase 3 isoform X1: MENTCTAQSSGQLAQKLSSDSGTSFGLDTRSRFDALASDTSMDGEDLREYCEGWILPLLILVFPHKCGFHPVHIGDIFNRRYKVVSKLGWGYFATVWLCLDLRLGRRVAVKVLKSGDGFTQAGEDEVTLLRCANGPTTRHPNRQRIVQLLDEFKVAGVNGVHRCLVLELLGPDLRCWQLCFGNPGLPLSCVKQVISQVLQALDYLHIQCKIIHTDIKPENILLCLKEQDPEQTAGGSACPALSVRGTESASRAEDPAAPSHPTEITVKIADLGSSCWVYKHFCEEIQTRQYRSLEVLLGSDYGPPADIWSVACLAFELVTGDSLFEPKAGKTFSVEEGTRVDHIAHIIELLGKIPEAVALSGKYSLEYFTRRGDMRHIGGLKPWSLYEVLVEKYHFLLKEASLFSDFLLSMLDFQPQRRSSAAQCLLHPWLSS; encoded by the exons ATGGAGAATACATGCACAGCCCAGTCATCTGGACAGCTAGCTCAGAAACT cagcAGTGATTCTGGGACATCCTTTGGGCTTGATACGCGAAGTCGTTTTGATGCGTTGGCGTCCGACACTTCAATGGACGGAGAGGACCTCAGAGAATACTGCGAGGGTTGGATATTGCCCCTACTCATTCTTGTCTTTCCCCATAAAT GTGGGTTCCACCCCGTCCATATCGGAGACATCTTCAACAGGAGATACAAGGTTGTGTCCAAGTTGGGCTGGGGATACTTTGCCACGGTGTGGCTGTGCTTGGACCTCAG GTTGGGCAGGCGCGTGGCCGTGAAGGTTTTGAAGAGTGGAGATGGATTCACTCAGGCTGGGGAGGACGAAGTGACACTGCTGCGCTGT GCAAATGGTCCCACGACTCGTCACCCAAACAGGCAAAGGATTGTTCAACTCCTGGATGAGTTCAAGGTTGCCGGGGTCAATGGGGTCC ACCGATGCCTTGTATTGGAGCTGCTGGGACCCGATCTGCGCTGTTGGCAACTCTGTTTTGGAAACCCAGGGCTACCGCTTTCTTGTGTAAAACAGGTCATTTCTCAG GTTCTCCAGGCTCTGGACTACCTGCACATTCAGTGTAAAATCATCCACACAGACATCAAGCCAGAGAATATACTTTTGTGTTTGAAGGAGCAGGACCCAGAACAGACAGCAGGGGGCAGTGCATGTCCTGCACTTTCTGTGAGAGGCACAGAGTCCGCGAGTAGAGCAG AGGACCCTGCAGCGCCCAGCCATCCGACGGAGATCACCGTAAAGATCGCTGACCTGGGAAGCTCCTGTTGGGTG TACAAACATTTCTGCGAGGAGATCCAGACTCGTCAGTACCGCTCCCTCGAGGTTCTACTGGGCTCCGACTATGGTCCACCTGCGGACATCTGGAGTGTAGCCTGCCTG GCTTTTGAGCTGGTCACTGGAGATTCATTGTTCGAGCCCAAAGCTGGGAAGACATTTTCCGTGGAGGAAGGTACGCGTGTCG ATCACATCGCTCATATCATAGAGCTCCTTGGCAAAATCCCAGAGGCAGTAGCCTTGTCTGGGAAATATTCCTTGGAGTACTTCACTCGCAGAG GTGACATGCGTCACATCGGGGGGCTGAAGCCCTGGAGTCTGTATGAGGTGCTGGTGGAGAAATACCATTTCCTGTTGAAGGAggcctctctcttctctgactTCCTGTTGTCCATGTTGGACTTCCAGCCCCAGAGGAGGTCCAGTGCTGCCCAGTGTCTTCTGCATCCCTGGCTTAGCTCCTGA
- the LOC105023866 gene encoding cytochrome P450 2K1-like, with product MSLMEGLLHQAPSSTVTLLGAGLFLLVLYLLSSGSSSEPQGKEPPGPRPLPLLGNLLQLDFKRLYHSLFEMSKKYGSVFTVHIGAKKVVVLAGYKAVKEALVNHAEEFGERGIPLIITDIQKGHGILFANGDSWKEMRRFALTNLRDFGMGKKASEEKIIEEARYLIEVFEEHKGKAFDTTQSMHYAISNIICSIVYGSRFEYTDPRFRRSVDRVNESVRLLGSFSIQLYNMFPWLGPFLKSKSDIIKHSDSNMMEIRDLVRELKETLNPQMCRGFIDSFLVRKQTLEESSNMKSDYHNENLVQTVGNLFSAGTDTTATTMRWGLMLMAKYPQIQDRVQEEMSRVIGSRQPLVEDRKNLPYTDAVIHEIQRVANIVPMAVPHVTSRDITFQGYFIKKGTEVFPLLTSVLQDESEWETPHAFNPAHFLNEKGQFVKRDAFMPFSAGRRVCLGESLARMELFLFFTSLLQHFRFSPPPGVKEEDLDLTPVVGFTLTPAPHQLCAVSRV from the exons ATGTCTCTCATGGAAGGTCTTCTCCACCAGGCTCCCAGCAGCACGGTAACACTCCTGGGGGCTGGGCTGTTTCTACTggtcctctacctcctctcctctggttCCAGTTCTGAGCCACAGGGGAAGGAGCCTCCAGGACCCAGACCACTACCCCTGCTTGGTAACCTGCTACAGTTGGATTTTAAGAGGCTTTACCACTCTCTCTTTGAG ATGTCCAAGAAATATGGCTCGGTGTTCACAGTTCATATTGGTGCCAAAAAGGTGGTGGTTCTTGCAGGATACAAGGCAGTCAAGGAAGCACTGGTCAACCATgcggaggagtttggggaacgGGGGATCCCTCTTATAATCACTGATATCCAAAAGGGACACG GTATTTTATTTGCCAACGGAGATTCATGGAAAGAGATGAGACGTTTCGCCCTGACAAACCTTCGAGACTTTGGCATGGGCAAAAAAGCGAGCGAGGAGAAGATAATTGAGGAAGCTCGCTACCTGATAGAAGTGTTTGAAGAACACAAGG gtaaaGCATTTGACACAACCCAGTCAATGCATTATGCCATCTCAAACATCATCTGCAGTATTGTCTATGGCAGCAGGTTTGAATACACTGATCCTCGGTTTAGGCGCTCAGTCGATCGAGTCAATGAGTCAGTCCGACTTCTAGGCAGTTTTTCAATACAG TTGTACAACATGTTCCCATGGCTGGGCCCATTTCTGAAGTCCAAGAGTGACATCATAAAACATAGTGACAGCAACATGATGGAAATTCGTGACCTGGTGAGGGAGTTGAAGGAGACTCTCAACCCTCAGATGTGTAGAGGCTTCATTGACTCATTCCTGGTCCGAAAACAGACCTTGGAG GAATCAAGCAACATGAAGTCTGATTACCACAATGAGAATCTGGTACAAACGGTGGGCAACCTATTTAGTGCCGGGACCGACACCACGGCAACAACCATGCGCTGGGGTCTGATGCTGATGGCCAAGTACCCCCAAATACAAG ACCGGGTCCAAGAGGAGATGAGCAGGGTTATAGGAAGTCGTCAGCCCTTGGTAGAAGACAGGAAGAACCTGCCCTACACTGATGCAGTGATCCATGAGATCCAGAGGGTGGCCAACATTGTACCCATGGCCGTTCCTCACGTCACCAGCCGAGACATCACCTTCCAGGGATACTTCATCAAAAAGGGGACAGAGGTGTTTCCTCTGCTGACGTCTGTCCTCCAGGACGAGAGCGAATGGGAGACTCCTCACGCCTTTAACCCCGCCCACTTCCTCAATGAGAAAGGTCAATTTGTCAAGAGAGATGCCTTCATGCCCTTCTCTGCGG GTCGTAGGGTGTGTCTGGGGGAGAGTCTGGCCAGGATGGAGCTCTTCCTGTTCTTCACCTCCCTCCTACAGCACTTTcgtttctctcctcctcccggGGTCAAAGAGGAGGATCTGGACCTCACACCAGTCGTGGGATTCACACTCACACCTGCACCACACCAGTTGTGTGCTGTGAGCCGAGTctga
- the si:ch211-220i18.4 gene encoding SRSF protein kinase 3 isoform X2 gives MENTCTAQSSGQLAQKLSSDSGTSFGLDTRSRFDALASDTSMDGEDLREYCEGWILPLLILVFPHKCGFHPVHIGDIFNRRYKVVSKLGWGYFATVWLCLDLRLGRRVAVKVLKSGDGFTQAGEDEVTLLRCANGPTTRHPNRQRIVQLLDEFKVAGVNGVHRCLVLELLGPDLRCWQLCFGNPGLPLSCVKQVISQVLQALDYLHIQCKIIHTDIKPENILLCLKEQDPEQTAGGSACPALSVRGTESASRAEDPAAPSHPTEITVKIADLGSSCWVYKHFCEEIQTRQYRSLEVLLGSDYGPPADIWSVACLAFELVTGDSLFEPKAGKTFSVEEDHIAHIIELLGKIPEAVALSGKYSLEYFTRRGDMRHIGGLKPWSLYEVLVEKYHFLLKEASLFSDFLLSMLDFQPQRRSSAAQCLLHPWLSS, from the exons ATGGAGAATACATGCACAGCCCAGTCATCTGGACAGCTAGCTCAGAAACT cagcAGTGATTCTGGGACATCCTTTGGGCTTGATACGCGAAGTCGTTTTGATGCGTTGGCGTCCGACACTTCAATGGACGGAGAGGACCTCAGAGAATACTGCGAGGGTTGGATATTGCCCCTACTCATTCTTGTCTTTCCCCATAAAT GTGGGTTCCACCCCGTCCATATCGGAGACATCTTCAACAGGAGATACAAGGTTGTGTCCAAGTTGGGCTGGGGATACTTTGCCACGGTGTGGCTGTGCTTGGACCTCAG GTTGGGCAGGCGCGTGGCCGTGAAGGTTTTGAAGAGTGGAGATGGATTCACTCAGGCTGGGGAGGACGAAGTGACACTGCTGCGCTGT GCAAATGGTCCCACGACTCGTCACCCAAACAGGCAAAGGATTGTTCAACTCCTGGATGAGTTCAAGGTTGCCGGGGTCAATGGGGTCC ACCGATGCCTTGTATTGGAGCTGCTGGGACCCGATCTGCGCTGTTGGCAACTCTGTTTTGGAAACCCAGGGCTACCGCTTTCTTGTGTAAAACAGGTCATTTCTCAG GTTCTCCAGGCTCTGGACTACCTGCACATTCAGTGTAAAATCATCCACACAGACATCAAGCCAGAGAATATACTTTTGTGTTTGAAGGAGCAGGACCCAGAACAGACAGCAGGGGGCAGTGCATGTCCTGCACTTTCTGTGAGAGGCACAGAGTCCGCGAGTAGAGCAG AGGACCCTGCAGCGCCCAGCCATCCGACGGAGATCACCGTAAAGATCGCTGACCTGGGAAGCTCCTGTTGGGTG TACAAACATTTCTGCGAGGAGATCCAGACTCGTCAGTACCGCTCCCTCGAGGTTCTACTGGGCTCCGACTATGGTCCACCTGCGGACATCTGGAGTGTAGCCTGCCTG GCTTTTGAGCTGGTCACTGGAGATTCATTGTTCGAGCCCAAAGCTGGGAAGACATTTTCCGTGGAGGAAG ATCACATCGCTCATATCATAGAGCTCCTTGGCAAAATCCCAGAGGCAGTAGCCTTGTCTGGGAAATATTCCTTGGAGTACTTCACTCGCAGAG GTGACATGCGTCACATCGGGGGGCTGAAGCCCTGGAGTCTGTATGAGGTGCTGGTGGAGAAATACCATTTCCTGTTGAAGGAggcctctctcttctctgactTCCTGTTGTCCATGTTGGACTTCCAGCCCCAGAGGAGGTCCAGTGCTGCCCAGTGTCTTCTGCATCCCTGGCTTAGCTCCTGA
- the si:ch211-220i18.4 gene encoding SRSF protein kinase 3 isoform X5 encodes MENTCTAQSSGQLAQKLSSDSGTSFGLDTRSRFDALASDTSMDGEDLREYCEGGFHPVHIGDIFNRRYKVVSKLGWGYFATVWLCLDLRLGRRVAVKVLKSGDGFTQAGEDEVTLLRCANGPTTRHPNRQRIVQLLDEFKVAGVNGVHRCLVLELLGPDLRCWQLCFGNPGLPLSCVKQVISQVLQALDYLHIQCKIIHTDIKPENILLCLKEQDPEQTAGGSACPALSVRGTESASRAEDPAAPSHPTEITVKIADLGSSCWVYKHFCEEIQTRQYRSLEVLLGSDYGPPADIWSVACLAFELVTGDSLFEPKAGKTFSVEEDHIAHIIELLGKIPEAVALSGKYSLEYFTRRGDMRHIGGLKPWSLYEVLVEKYHFLLKEASLFSDFLLSMLDFQPQRRSSAAQCLLHPWLSS; translated from the exons ATGGAGAATACATGCACAGCCCAGTCATCTGGACAGCTAGCTCAGAAACT cagcAGTGATTCTGGGACATCCTTTGGGCTTGATACGCGAAGTCGTTTTGATGCGTTGGCGTCCGACACTTCAATGGACGGAGAGGACCTCAGAGAATACTGCGAGG GTGGGTTCCACCCCGTCCATATCGGAGACATCTTCAACAGGAGATACAAGGTTGTGTCCAAGTTGGGCTGGGGATACTTTGCCACGGTGTGGCTGTGCTTGGACCTCAG GTTGGGCAGGCGCGTGGCCGTGAAGGTTTTGAAGAGTGGAGATGGATTCACTCAGGCTGGGGAGGACGAAGTGACACTGCTGCGCTGT GCAAATGGTCCCACGACTCGTCACCCAAACAGGCAAAGGATTGTTCAACTCCTGGATGAGTTCAAGGTTGCCGGGGTCAATGGGGTCC ACCGATGCCTTGTATTGGAGCTGCTGGGACCCGATCTGCGCTGTTGGCAACTCTGTTTTGGAAACCCAGGGCTACCGCTTTCTTGTGTAAAACAGGTCATTTCTCAG GTTCTCCAGGCTCTGGACTACCTGCACATTCAGTGTAAAATCATCCACACAGACATCAAGCCAGAGAATATACTTTTGTGTTTGAAGGAGCAGGACCCAGAACAGACAGCAGGGGGCAGTGCATGTCCTGCACTTTCTGTGAGAGGCACAGAGTCCGCGAGTAGAGCAG AGGACCCTGCAGCGCCCAGCCATCCGACGGAGATCACCGTAAAGATCGCTGACCTGGGAAGCTCCTGTTGGGTG TACAAACATTTCTGCGAGGAGATCCAGACTCGTCAGTACCGCTCCCTCGAGGTTCTACTGGGCTCCGACTATGGTCCACCTGCGGACATCTGGAGTGTAGCCTGCCTG GCTTTTGAGCTGGTCACTGGAGATTCATTGTTCGAGCCCAAAGCTGGGAAGACATTTTCCGTGGAGGAAG ATCACATCGCTCATATCATAGAGCTCCTTGGCAAAATCCCAGAGGCAGTAGCCTTGTCTGGGAAATATTCCTTGGAGTACTTCACTCGCAGAG GTGACATGCGTCACATCGGGGGGCTGAAGCCCTGGAGTCTGTATGAGGTGCTGGTGGAGAAATACCATTTCCTGTTGAAGGAggcctctctcttctctgactTCCTGTTGTCCATGTTGGACTTCCAGCCCCAGAGGAGGTCCAGTGCTGCCCAGTGTCTTCTGCATCCCTGGCTTAGCTCCTGA
- the si:ch211-220i18.4 gene encoding SRSF protein kinase 3 isoform X3 — translation MENTCTAQSSGQLAQKLSSDSGTSFGLDTRSRFDALASDTSMDGEDLREYCEGWILPLLILVFPHKCGFHPVHIGDIFNRRYKVVSKLGWGYFATVWLCLDLRLGRRVAVKVLKSGDGFTQAGEDEVTLLRCANGPTTRHPNRQRIVQLLDEFKVAGVNGVHRCLVLELLGPDLRCWQLCFGNPGLPLSCVKQVISQVLQALDYLHIQCKIIHTDIKPENILLCLKEQDPEQTAGGSACPALSVRGTESASRAEDPAAPSHPTEITVKIADLGSSCWVAFELVTGDSLFEPKAGKTFSVEEGTRVDHIAHIIELLGKIPEAVALSGKYSLEYFTRRGDMRHIGGLKPWSLYEVLVEKYHFLLKEASLFSDFLLSMLDFQPQRRSSAAQCLLHPWLSS, via the exons ATGGAGAATACATGCACAGCCCAGTCATCTGGACAGCTAGCTCAGAAACT cagcAGTGATTCTGGGACATCCTTTGGGCTTGATACGCGAAGTCGTTTTGATGCGTTGGCGTCCGACACTTCAATGGACGGAGAGGACCTCAGAGAATACTGCGAGGGTTGGATATTGCCCCTACTCATTCTTGTCTTTCCCCATAAAT GTGGGTTCCACCCCGTCCATATCGGAGACATCTTCAACAGGAGATACAAGGTTGTGTCCAAGTTGGGCTGGGGATACTTTGCCACGGTGTGGCTGTGCTTGGACCTCAG GTTGGGCAGGCGCGTGGCCGTGAAGGTTTTGAAGAGTGGAGATGGATTCACTCAGGCTGGGGAGGACGAAGTGACACTGCTGCGCTGT GCAAATGGTCCCACGACTCGTCACCCAAACAGGCAAAGGATTGTTCAACTCCTGGATGAGTTCAAGGTTGCCGGGGTCAATGGGGTCC ACCGATGCCTTGTATTGGAGCTGCTGGGACCCGATCTGCGCTGTTGGCAACTCTGTTTTGGAAACCCAGGGCTACCGCTTTCTTGTGTAAAACAGGTCATTTCTCAG GTTCTCCAGGCTCTGGACTACCTGCACATTCAGTGTAAAATCATCCACACAGACATCAAGCCAGAGAATATACTTTTGTGTTTGAAGGAGCAGGACCCAGAACAGACAGCAGGGGGCAGTGCATGTCCTGCACTTTCTGTGAGAGGCACAGAGTCCGCGAGTAGAGCAG AGGACCCTGCAGCGCCCAGCCATCCGACGGAGATCACCGTAAAGATCGCTGACCTGGGAAGCTCCTGTTGGGTG GCTTTTGAGCTGGTCACTGGAGATTCATTGTTCGAGCCCAAAGCTGGGAAGACATTTTCCGTGGAGGAAGGTACGCGTGTCG ATCACATCGCTCATATCATAGAGCTCCTTGGCAAAATCCCAGAGGCAGTAGCCTTGTCTGGGAAATATTCCTTGGAGTACTTCACTCGCAGAG GTGACATGCGTCACATCGGGGGGCTGAAGCCCTGGAGTCTGTATGAGGTGCTGGTGGAGAAATACCATTTCCTGTTGAAGGAggcctctctcttctctgactTCCTGTTGTCCATGTTGGACTTCCAGCCCCAGAGGAGGTCCAGTGCTGCCCAGTGTCTTCTGCATCCCTGGCTTAGCTCCTGA